AAAGTCAAAATTGAACTAAAATGGTGTAGGTACCTTttaacaaacacttggtgtgcaatatTAAAACAATGAGCAAGTATGAAGAATTCAACCATGTAAAACCCCAAATGGAATACCAAACAACAACACAACACCACCTAGTCATAAAGGAATCAAGAGATGTCAAATTGATCCATCAAAGCAAGAGAAAACTCCAAGTAAAACACCCATGGAaaagatgaaaagagagaaagcaaACAAGCAAGAGACAATCAATAAAATGCaattaagaagaaaagaaaaagagaaactaaaagcaactaataagagaaagaaaatttagaataagagaaaaaaggaaaaaggagtAGGAGAAAaccttgagaagaagaagaaagcaaggTGGATTGTGGGATGAAAATGTGAGAGGAGAGGGAAAGGAAAGAGAGGAAAGAGAAAGTGTGGAACCGCCGGCGGTGGTAGAAGGTGGGAGAAGAAGGGAGGAAgtaatggaagaagaagatgaagaaatgaTTCAATTTAAGGCGCGCTCTACGAGTACGCGTGGATGGATGGAGAAGGaaggtgacgcgtaagcgtctccCACGCATACACGTGGGTTGCAGGAAGGAGAGGGGACAGGTACGCGTCAGGTGACATGCACGCATGGGCAGAGTTATGccttgggcacaaagttggcacgaGGCAGGCCTAACTCTCTAGTTTTAGTACCAGGAGTAGGGTGCAGCacaagcgatgcgtacgcatctatcacgcatacgcgtgggtttcaagaatgatgaccgacgcgtacgcgtcggccacgcttacgcgtgggtcgcCTGGCACAAATTGGCATCAAGTGGgaacaactctctggtttttgtaccagagattGCAAAATACGCAACCGACGTGTATGACGCACCCATGCTTGCGCGTGGGTGTGCAAAATGACAAgggacgcgtaagcgtcacccaCGCTTACACGTGGGTTAcagttgtgccccaggcacaaagcGGGCACAAAGTAggcccaactctctggttttAGTACCAGGAGTTGTAAAAATGCGTCGACGCGCAAGTGTGTTGCACGCTCATGCGTCGATGCCCCCCCTTTTTTATACACATGAGGAggagcaattatagcacaaattGGTAGTAATGCATGCTAAAGGGGTCAAAAACGTCAAAAATCTCATGTACACTCAACCTTAAGCATTTTTTCAACATCTCAATTCAATCAAACCATTATCAATGAACTCCTCATGAGCAATTCAACATAAAAATCAAGCAAATATCAGCTATACTATGAACAAACTCACAAAAGGCacaaaaactctaaaaactatatGCAAGAACTATAAACAAAGGAAggtcataccatggtggggtgtctcccacctagcacttttctttaacgtccttaagttggacggttatGTGCTCATATCTCTTCGCCTTCGGGTGCTTCCTCAAGAAGGAACACCTCAAcctctttgttgtttttcatcttCTCTCCATAGTATAGCTTCAGACGGTGACCATTAACTTTGAAGATATTGGGGCTTGAGGGGTGGCGCAGGTGGTAGACCCCATATGGCTCAGCTTTCTCCACTCTATAAGgaccttcccaccttgatcttaACTTGCCAGGCATCAATCTCAACCTAGAATTATAAAAGAGGACCAACTCCCCAGCCCTAAACTCTCTTTTTTTAATGTTTCTATCATGCACCGCCTTCATTCTCTCCTTGTAGAGCCTTGAATTCTCATAGGCTTCCAATAGAAGACACTCAAGCTCCACCAATTGTAACTTTCTTTCGGCTCCAATCCTAAACCCTGTGTTGCACTCTTTTACGGCCCAATACGCCTTATACTCTATCTCCACCGGGAGATGgcaagccttcccatagaccaACCAGAATGGGCTCATACCAATCGGCGTCTTATAAGCCATTCGATAGGCCCAAAGCGTATCACCGAGCTTAGAACTCCAATCCTTCCTGAGAGGCTTCACAATCTTTTCTAATATGCACTTGATTTTCTGATTGGAGACTTCGGCTTGGCCATTCGTTTGGGTTGGTATACCGTAGCCACTTTATAAATGATGCCATACTTTTTCATCAACCCtgtcattcttttgttgcaaaaatgagagccttgatcactcacgattgctcgtggtgatccaaagcggcaaatAATGTTATTCCGAACAAAAGAAAGAAGCACATTAGCATCATCGGTTCGAGTGGGAATCgcctccacccacttggaaacatagccaacagctagcagaatatacatgaaaccattagaatttggaaaaggccccatgaagtcaataccccaaacatcaaaGATTTCGCAAAACAACATAGTTTGTTGGGGTATCTCATTCTTCTTAGAGATATTTCCAAACCTAAGGCATTGTGGACAAGAGCTACAAAAGAGAGATGCATCTTTGAAAAGtgtaggccaccaaaatccacaatccaaGACCTTTCTAGCcgtcctttgaggaccaaaatggccACCACCCTCGAAAAAGTGGCAAGCCTCCAAGATGGATTGAAACTAGGATTGGGGAATACACCGCCTAATTACTTCAtcggcaccacatctccataagtatgggtcatcccatacataatatttggattcgcttttgaGCTTATCCTTTTGATGTTGAGAAAAATTGGGAGGAAAAGTGCGAGCAACCAAGTAATTGgcaataggtgcataccaagggatcaCTTCAGATATTTCTAGCAAGCCCTCAAGAGGAAATGTATCATTGATAGGGGTGGGATTGCCCTttgtgtgctcaaggcgactcaagtggtttgCCACTAAGTTTTGcaaaccactcctatctttgatttcaagATCAAATTCTTGCAATAGCAACACCCATTGGATTAACCTTGGTTTCGATTCCTTTTTGGCCAACAAATACTTCAAAGCCGCATGATccgagtatactaccaccttagaaccaagtaaataagccCAGAATTTATCCAAGGCAAAGACAATAGCTAACAATTCCTTCTCGgtggtagtataattggactgcgctccatctaaagtcttagaggcATAGGCAATGACATAAGGATTTTTACCCTTGCGCTGAGCTAGCGCCGCTCCCACCGCGTAGTTTGAGGCGTCACACATGATCTCGAATGGTCTAGTCCAGTCCGGCCCTCTCactatgggagcttgggtcaaagCAATTTTTAGCTTGTCAAATGCCTCCATGCACTCTTCACTCAAATCAAATTCCACATCCTTTTGCAACAATCGAGAGAGAggtagtgccaccttactaaagtccttaatgaaccgccggtaaaaacctgcatggccaagaaaATCACGGACTTTCCTCaaagaagaggggtaaggcaaactagaaataacattgacCTTTGTCGGATCAACAGAGATCCTATCATTAGAGACAATGCCTTAAAATAATACCTTGTCTCATCATATAGTGGtatttctcaaaatttaacacaaggttTGATTTAGTACACCTCTCTAATACTTTTGCAAGATTGTCTAGGCAAAGATCAAAGGAATCCCCATagacactaaaatcatccataaacacCTCCATGCAATGCTCCAAAAGATCCGCAAAtatactcatcatacacctttggaacgtTGCCGGTGCGTTGCAcaagccaaatggcattcttttatatgcatacgttccgaAAGGGCATGTGAAggtggttttctcttggtcttccAGAGCAATGTGGATTTGAAACTAACCGGAATAGCCATCAAAGAAACAGTAATGAGATTTACCGcataggcgatcaagcatttgatcgatgaacagcaatgggaaatgatccttcctagTGGCTAAGTTCAAACGCCGATAGTCAATACACACCCTCCATGAGTTTTGGACCCTTGTGGCGATAAGCTCCCCATTCTCATTCTTGATTGTAGTAACACCGGATTTCTTTGGAACCACTTGGACGGGGCTCACCCACTTACTATCTGAAATCGAATAAATAATGTCCGCTTCTAATAACCGGATGACCTCCTTCTTCACAACCTCTAGAATGGTAGGATTTAGACGCCTTTGAGGTTGTCGAACGGGTTTAGCTCCTTCTTCTAGGAAAATTCGGTGTTCACATACTTGGGGGCTAATGCCAACTAAGTCCCCCAAGCTCCACCCCAATGGCCTTTTTGTTTCTCCTCAAGATAttaagcaacttctcctcttggtGGGAGGTGAGCTCTTTTGCAACAATTACCGGGAGCTTTTGGTCATCTTTAAGGAAGGCATATTTTAGGTGGGATGGGAGTGGTTTCAAATCTACCTTTTGTTCATGACTTAGCACTTTGTCATCCGGTAGCAGTGGGGGTGATAAGGCATCTTCTTCACATACATGGGGGTTCCCCACACTTGGACTTTGAATCATACTTTTCTCTTCAAAACCATCATTATGGACTTCGGCTACCACATTGTCAATCATATCACACCGGAAAATAGAGTGGTCATCCGGTGGATgtctcatggcttcatcaagaTTAAAGCTCTCCGTTCTTTCATCGATCTCAAAAGAATAGGTACCCGAAAAAGCGTCTAATTTAAACCGGGAGGTCTTCAAAAATGGCCTCGCAAGCAAGATAGATGAAGTCCTTTTGGAATCACTAGGGGGCATCTCAAGAATGTGAAAATCAATCAGGAAGACCAATCCCTTTATACTCGCTAGAACATCCTCCGCAATACCAACTACGGAAATTATGCTTTTGTCCGCCAAAACAAACCGGGCGGCCGACCGTTTCAACGGTGGAAGCTTCAAAACCTCATAGACGGACAAGGGCATAATATTCACACAAGCGCCAAGATCGCACATACAATCAACAAAATGTATCCCATCTATGGTGCAAGTGACTAGGCAAGGGCCGGGGTCACCACACTTTTTCGGGATATCACCCATCAAGGCCGAAATGGAGATTCCcaatggaatagtttctaattcatggaTCTTTTTCTTGTtcatgcataaatcctttagaaactttgcatatttaggtactggCGGATAGCATCAAAGAGAGGAATGGTTATCTCAACTTTCTTGAATATCTCCACCATTTTGAGATCCAACTCAACTTGCTTCTTAGTCTTCCTTGCCAATGTGGGAAATGGAATTGGAGTAGCTTCTTGCAAGACATTTCCATCCTTAGGAATTCCACCCCTTGGTTGATCAATCACTTCTTCAACTACCTCTTGGGCTTCATCCTCCTCTTCGAATTCTTCAATCTCAACCACATCCTCATCTTGAGTGACCTCTATTTGACATGGCTCTTCATGACTCCTCTCTTGTAATTTGGTGccggacctcaaggtgatggcatttatgccacccttggggttgggtaaaggttgagaaggtagtacactagagcttgagggttgaacaTTGGAGGTAGAGGTTAATTCCATACGAGAAATAAGGGCTTAGATGGTAGATGCAAGACCATTGATGCTAGAGTTAATCAAGGCTTGAAACTTTTTTTGTCCCTGAATGAGAGAACGGATCTCATCTTGGTTGGAGGGAGAGGAAGAGTAAGTGATTTGGGGGCACTTGTGGTTGGTTGAGTTGGGGTGCTTGCCTTTGATGAGGTGGTTGGTAGGTTTGGTAGGCTCTtccttggttttggttttggtatggaggATTTTGTTGGTATCAGTTTTGttggttgttgttgttccatctttgatttccacCGTTGTCCCTTCCTCCTcgattatagttgtccctccatccttggttgaaattatcttgccaaccttgactATAGTTACCCCCTTGAttatagttgcctccttgttggtGATAACCTTAGTTTGGATGATTGTAGTAGGCATTAGTGGCCACCAAGGTATTATCCTCTTGGAGGTTTAGGCATTCCTCttgggggaccaattgttgactttgttgttgttgaggaggtagaggttgttgttgattgagttgGAGTTGCTTGAGAATATTTGTCATTTCTCCCAAGGTCTTGGTAAGGGCAGCGGTCTCACCACAAGTAGAAACTTCATTAATAGCTCTCGGATGATTGTTCCTTTGTCTAGCATGTTGGGTGGGCTCAAATcggtgatcaattgccatgcttcCTCCGCCGTTCTGTATTTTGTCAAGGAACCATTGCTTGAGGCATCCAAAAGGATCTTGTCTTGTGGTTTCATTCCTTGGcaaaaatagctaatcaacactagagtgtcaatcatatggtgaggGCATGAGTCAAGAAGCCTTCAAAACCGTTCCCAATACTCGTATAGAGTTTCCATTTCACCTTggacaatgcatgaaatttctttcctcaatctatccaTCACCTCCGGAGGAAAGAATTTATCTAGGAACTCCCTTCTAAGCAAATTCTAATCACTAACAATCTCATCGGGGAAAGTGTAGAACCACTATTTGGCTCTTCCCtctagagagaatgggaaggcaaacAACCAAATAGTAACCTCATCGGAACCCTCCCGCCTAGTTGTTGAACATACACCTTGAAAGTCTCTAAggtgtctaataggatcttgagcgtaaagtccatgaaacttaggtAGAAGATTGATCAAGGCGGTTTTGAGTTCAAAATTAGCATTTAACTCCGGATGACACACTTGAAGCGGTTGAAGAACAAAATCTGGAGCACCGGCTTCCTTAAGAGTGactctccttggagcggccaTCGTTTCGGTACCTAGATCAATAGAAGAAGTATTAGTAGTATCGATGGAAGAATAGATGGTTTCCTCCTCAAATGACGTTTCCGATTCAACTGCGGATAAGGTTGATGAATTGGTAGGAACCCTTTCACCACCTCCAAAGGCTAACCGTCTTCGAGCTTGCCTAAGATGTGAGATAGTTCTCTCAATTTCTGGATTAAAaggggctaagctcggatccggtAGTGAACGCATCATTCGATGAAAGAAGCATAGAGCTCATGACAACAAGATGTACTAAACAAATCTTAATCCTAACTAACAATTGAACTAGCAAACAATCAAGGAAAAATGCAAGTATTCACATATCCACATATTTACACTAACTAACAACATGGCACACATATGCAACttcccggcaatggtgccattttgataagctatattttgtcggtatagaattttccAATAGGATTatgtcgtgagtatagtctaaaccaacaagctataacacatcaaacatagaaaatgtGTGTCtacaattcaaaatcaataaccgagagtattagtcccgagtcgttctccctggGAGTTGCCCTAAGATacacatcattggttaggagttctcttggtgtttgaggttgaatgcaagaaatgtaaacaagCTTGCATAAAAGCAATGAACAAATAACAAGTAAGCTAAGTGACACAAGAAATTGAACTAAACAACGGTGAATGATAATCAATCAATGTAAAAGTCTTGGCTAGGGTtgggaattggaattcctatcctcattgcctctaacaattgtgataagaattggttattgctccacttagttaacctttaactatgaagaaaagtcaagtagagataatcaatttgagtccataagtcctagtcaaatcctaaggaaagactagagttagtgtcattcaaattaattagcaatttccaattatcaatcaacaaaaggctttgacaattcaagtgtctccaattatccaacccctaagccaagagtgaaaatctactccatagctatagtTGACATTTTCTCAAATATTTGGTGAACAAGAATGAAAGACATTGTGAAATGGAGAAGAGAATTTTAATTCAAGCTATCTAACACaagcaatcaacaacaataaagcaattgacaacaatgaacatgaaattcctcaatgcattaatagaaatcaaagtaacaagatccaaatccaagatctacaatgctagagtaacaagaacactaaattgagagtagaagagtGAGATCTACAAACTAGAACaatgtaaaattgaaattaaatttagatctaaccaaaggatccaagtgaaattggaattgagaaagccaaaacctagagagaagttagagtttctctctctaaaaacatgAACTCCAAAAATAACTACCAAAATATCTCCAATGTGTGTAATGTGTGAgtcatccttcaatccttggtccttaaggtctttttcctccaaaattcagCTGAAAACTGGGCCTGAAGCTCCTCAGAAGTCGCCAGTCACGATTTCACTAAAGaagtcacgtgccgagcgtcacgcgtacgcatcatctgggtttttgtgatccacgcgtacgcgtcaggtgtgcgtacgcgtcgatgagaatTCTGCCCAGCCACGCTTGCGTCTACATTTGTGCACCAATCCCAAATCCAggctcccacgcgtgcgcgtcggctacgcgtgcgcgtcgatgccaatgttccaaagctccatttttcatgctccttctacttatgcatgctttcttcctctcttctagaccattctttcccctataaactctaaaatcactcaacaaacggatcacggcatcgaatggtaatagagagaGATTAAAATATAGcttatttagggcctaaaaagcatgttttcaatcatcaaGGAAAATTAGGAAGGAGACACAAAACCATgaattttatatggataagtgtgatgGAATGTTGATAGAACCCTCCAAATTCtacataaaccctaaaattgtGGTTCATTGATGAtatgtcaccatgtcatatttttttatgctttttcatacaagaaattgatgatttgtgcttaaatattgaatgcttttgtacttaattggcatatttccttgatctttttattttatagattttgtaggaaataagaagaaaaagaagcaaaagagcacaaaataagccaaaaagaagaaaagaggaattttgagCACACTTTAAAGattgagcacactttggaggcttaggccacgcttttaaaagcgtggcctatgacCAAGAATACCACGGCcaattaaagcatgcatgcatgccaTCATGAACCATGAATTATTTAATTGGCATTATTAATTAGCTTTACGGTATTACTAATCAATCATGCATGTAATACATTATTAAGATCAATGAATTAATGCTTCGGTGAATTAATGAAAGAATGCATGCAAGTGATATTATTTTAATACTTTTCCAAGGCATTAAATGAAAGCATACATACATTATTAAAGCCAATTGGCTAATACATTAGCATTAATCATGAACCAAGCATGCATGAAGTATTAGTAATGCCAATAAAGCTAGTGTTCATTAAAGCTAAGCCAATAAAAGCGAAGGCAGCAAGCATTCAAGCAAGGTGACCAAAAGGGCTTGGAGGAGCTCAACATTTGTGCCAACGTTTTCCTTAAAcgtgtgaggtcaaacgttggcttaagaagtACCTGAGAGGAGCTCACGTTTGCGCCAACTTttacctcaaacgtgaggtcaaacgttggcttaagaataccctggaggaggagccacgtttgcgccaacgtttgcctcaaacgtgaggtcaaacgttggttgAAGATTGCCTTGGGGAggatcacgtttgagctcacgtttgacctcaaacgtgaactcaaacgtgagtgacagcaaccACCCATTCTGCATAACGCCATCATAcaaagacgtttgagtcaacgtttgcctcaatgttgactcaaacgtgaatgatcccaattccatcaaggccatccGGGTCTATttttcctcaaatccaaagcaagcaaagcccacatcatcactcaaaggcacaagaacaagttagaataggaatttcatttagttgtaatttgttttcaatttcattttcattttcattttgtaaagcctatataaggcatcattttcatctttgttaagGGGGCGAGCTCTACTAGAGAGCAGTGGTAGTAGGAGCTCTCTTAATTTTCttctttgaatttgatttttgggaattgggaaggagaattgatctctcttcttccttgttcttgcttctgcactttttactctttgttttggatcttgggtggagaattgaagaaattatgTTTTAATCTCACCTTGATATCTCTCTCTGCCTATTTGTCTGCAAAATTCAAGAAATTATGATTTGGGATTTAAATTCTCTTTACTGTTTTCATCTTTACTTCTTCTGAAAtttgttcttctacttcttttgcaattgttcttgttggatcaaggaaggacttgagatctagacttgttttctagtctcttccacccctgagatcttcaactttctttTAGTTATTACAATTGAGCCACATTTCACTTCCTGTTTTGTCTTTAAGCAATTTTACCTTGCTATTTGGATATTTTGCAGATTCACTTCATCTTACACTTCTCTGATTGATTACTCTCtacattttcttgttgaattttaattctcagcacccaattccttttactttccatgcaagTTAACTCTTAGGCAATTGTTCTAagttctgtttactgctttcatttaaatttccagttgctttatctattgctttctttaattttcagcacccactcccctttatatttcatgcaatttacatttcttgtcatttaagattttgctcaTTTAATTTCTTCAACTTTTAATTCACTTCCATTTACTTTCTATTGGCTACATTCCATCAAATTTCACtttaatgttagcttgactaaactaatcacccactaaagtttcttgatccatcaatcctcgtgggatcgacctcactctaagtgagttttactacttgatgcgacccagtatacttgccggtgagttttaggtgttggaattttgGTTCCAACCCATCATTCAtcaagctgcggctagttccctatgtcattatactcttatatctatatatgttaTATTTTCTTGCATCTATACCTTGTGTCTTGTGCATTAGCTTCATTTGAACGATTCACGCTTTTGTAATTCTGTTTTTGAGTTTAATCCTTCaccgggcttctagattatatattatttccttctatataaatatgtataagtctTAGAATTgttgtaacctttgattaacctttgctttacagctagaggtaaggctcagggtaattagggtgttacatagaaTTACATAAAAAGCAATGCCAAATGCCACCAAAGTGGTGCCGAACGCCTACAACAGGCCCGGACCCGAGAAATTTTCGTAATtaatgagcaactaatcctccattgttaaggttaggagctctatttactttgatggattaataattgtttattcttctactcttgattaatgctttgattattgtttaagaattggATTCGTTCTTCAACCTAGGGATTAGTGATTATTTGAAAATAACTCTAATTCTATTTGAATTCTATTTGAGTCGTGAAAAAGTTCTATGATTAGAATTACAACTTGAAACCAATTTCTCACAATTCCTAATTATTTGATCTTGGTGTGGTACGTAACATATAACTGCATTATGCTTTGGGGTTCTTATGGTTGTGTGGTTTATAAATCGGAATTTGAACTTCACCCTTTAATGCAATTGAGTGATTAAGGGATTGACGGTTGGTTGCATTAGAGGAGATTGGATTGCCTAGGAATAGATGGAGTTTGCCATAAACAtaatctttgcatgatcaaggtagttGACATTGAATATTAATCCGGACATTTAAACATCTCTAACACCTTAATtatctttatcatattattttcttaaccaaTCTTAGTTTGCTTttatttaattctctatttttatgttatttgttattgaaaccctaaattttgattgtctgactagaataattAATTGACTATTATtttcttaatccgttaatccttgtgggatcgatacTCACTCACCTGAGCTTATTACTTagtatgacccagtgcacttgtcggTACGTTGTGGattataaatttcgcaccaaatttttggcaccgttgctgagaattaattgtgattaacaactatcagttgattgattacctagattagacactttttctttgttttctattttctcttcataataaaaaaaataattaataaataaaagtttatttcttcctattctttcttcttttccccTCTTTTTACCACATGGTGTGTTTGATTCGGTTTTGTGTTTTGTGttaagaaaaataatagagagagatcacatgggttactactcacactcaAGGAATGATTTATATTACTATGCATGGAGGAACTATCTGAATTTTAGTTGGAAAAGTCAAGGCCAAGGAAACTATAGTGCTCCATATTCCatctatcaagaaccatcatctccttaTTTATATGAAGAATCATCAGCTCTTGAGCTTGCCATGAATGAATTAGAGAACACTACTCAAAGTTGCATATATAAAAATaagtgtcaaaaatatagagaaacatGTGGAGTTGATTACCAAGCATTTGGTAGAGGAACAAGCAAACTTCCTCCCAAGAGAAGAAATGCAAGATCCTACGGAAGAATGTTAGAAAGTtaatcaaaggagttcatactccagtgaattagagaactctccaccctcacacatggaagaagagaaagatgcacaaacaaaggaggaaaaagcacaaacaaaggaggaagccATGCACACTCCATTCTTGCTCATTCCAATAATTAAGGAGGAAGCCATACAAGTCCTTTCAACTCCATGCATGCAAACTTCCGAGAAGAAAAATCTGAATGCACCACCCATATTTGAATTGAAGTCTTCTCCTCtaacacttgaatatgctttcttGGGTCCCAGTGAATAAGAGAGTTGTATGGGGGTTCCTTTTTGGTGGGTATCCTTTTTCTCCTCATGTCCACTGAAGTCGTTTctcttaaccaactggaagaagaggaagaaaattcaagaacCAATCGTGatgctagtgacgttaaagaagcacttgttgggaggcaacccaacattAGACAATCATGATTATTCTTAATTCTATCACCACTGTTTCTCTTTGTTGCTTGAGAACAAgtaaccattctaagtttggtgttagtgGAGGCTATGCTCTACATAACCTAAAATGTGATGAAGAGGAAGATGATGAAGAGGAAGTCAATGAAAACTAAGGTTATTGACTTCTATTTGTTTCCTTCCTTTTTGATTATATGCATATATTATCTTGTTCTATCTTATATAATGCATTTGTGAGTCTTGTTCATCAAGTGCATATCATTACTTGTCCATCACAACTCACAATGATAATTGTGATTGTTCCTAAATGTGGGCAAGGATCATGtaccaagaaagaacaaaaagaaaaagggattGATCATGAGCATGACAATGTGAGTTTGGAAGGCCAAACTAACTAAGAATGTTCAACACAAGCTGAGCCAAATTGCTTGAGGCCTTAGTCTAGAGGATTATTATGGAATCTTTACACTTGACAAAGCCTTGAAGGAGCAACATGTAatgaaacaaaaaaagaaaaggggttaaagagaagccaaaggctctaaggaaattaaaagaa
The DNA window shown above is from Arachis ipaensis cultivar K30076 chromosome B08, Araip1.1, whole genome shotgun sequence and carries:
- the LOC107611146 gene encoding uncharacterized protein LOC107611146, with protein sequence MNKKKIHELETIPLGISISALMGDIPKKCGDPGPCLVTCTIDGIHFVDCMCDLGACVNIMPLSVYEVLKLPPLKRSAARFVLADKSIISVVGIAEDVLASIKGLVFLIDFHILEMPPSDSKRTSSILLARPFLKTSRFKLDAFSGTYSFEIDERTESFNLDEAMRHPPDDHSIFRCDMIDNVVAEVHNDGFEEKSMIQSPSVGNPHVCEEDALSPPLLPDDKVLSHEQKVDLKPLPSHLKYAFLKDDQKLPVIVAKELTSHQEEKLLNILRRNKKAIGVELGGLSWH